In the [Clostridium] colinum genome, one interval contains:
- a CDS encoding CvpA family protein, with translation MKRLSLKISIILCFIFLASLFYYIYLPVINIHSSDLWIFVIGLLFIGISIYKIVKFRNANPKIINFTIFLAILLAIVYVIGLILSSPIISAKKYQSLINIKDSNFTQDIKQISYDEIPLVDKDTAINLGSRKMGSMVDMVSQFEVNNLYTQINYKSKPTRVTPLDYGNIFKWLTNRKNGIPAYMMIDMATQEVNLVKLDKGIKYSFSEPLNRNVNRYLRFNYPTYIFDKINFEIDDNGTPYWICPVKTYSIGLFGGPILKKVILLNAITGELKEYNIKDVPNWVDSVYSADLLISYYNYYGMLKNGYLNSILGQKGCLKTTEGYNYIALNDDVYVYTGVTSVGGDKSNVGFVLMNQRTGEAKYYTISGAQETSAMASAEGQVQNLGYKATFPILLNISNQPTYFMSLKDGAGLVKKYAMVNIEKYQIVAIGDTVSECENNYIDLLYKSNISVNNNIKSNNIQGKITYLKEIIIDGNSYIFIKIDNNEKYFAIPIKDNLNILNYNLNDNISLTYEEQKNYNLIKTIS, from the coding sequence TCTTCTGATTTATGGATTTTTGTTATAGGTTTATTATTTATAGGTATTAGTATATATAAAATAGTAAAATTTAGAAATGCTAATCCAAAAATTATTAATTTTACTATATTTTTAGCTATATTGCTAGCTATTGTTTACGTAATAGGTCTCATACTTTCATCTCCTATTATAAGTGCAAAAAAATATCAATCTTTAATAAATATAAAAGATAGTAATTTTACACAAGATATAAAACAAATATCTTATGATGAGATACCCTTAGTAGATAAAGATACTGCTATAAATTTAGGCTCTAGAAAAATGGGAAGTATGGTAGATATGGTATCTCAATTTGAAGTAAATAATCTTTATACACAAATAAACTATAAATCTAAACCCACACGAGTTACTCCTCTTGACTATGGTAACATTTTTAAATGGTTGACAAATCGTAAAAATGGTATTCCAGCTTATATGATGATAGATATGGCAACTCAAGAAGTAAACCTTGTAAAGCTAGATAAAGGCATAAAATATTCTTTTTCTGAACCTTTAAATAGAAATGTAAATCGCTATCTTAGATTTAATTATCCAACTTACATATTTGATAAAATTAACTTTGAAATAGACGATAATGGTACTCCTTATTGGATATGTCCTGTTAAAACATACTCCATAGGTTTATTTGGTGGACCTATTTTAAAAAAAGTTATTTTATTAAATGCTATAACTGGAGAACTAAAAGAGTATAATATTAAAGATGTTCCTAATTGGGTAGACTCTGTTTATTCTGCCGACCTTTTAATATCTTACTATAATTATTATGGAATGTTAAAAAATGGATATCTAAACAGTATATTAGGGCAAAAAGGCTGTCTTAAAACAACAGAAGGATATAACTATATTGCATTAAATGATGATGTTTATGTTTATACTGGTGTAACCTCTGTTGGTGGAGATAAATCTAATGTTGGTTTTGTTCTTATGAACCAACGTACTGGTGAGGCCAAATATTATACTATCTCAGGTGCTCAAGAAACCTCTGCTATGGCTTCTGCAGAAGGTCAAGTACAAAATTTAGGATATAAAGCTACTTTCCCTATTTTATTAAATATTTCAAACCAACCTACTTACTTTATGTCATTAAAAGATGGAGCTGGACTTGTAAAAAAATATGCTATGGTTAATATAGAAAAATATCAAATAGTAGCTATTGGAGACACTGTTTCTGAATGTGAAAATAACTATATAGATTTACTTTATAAAAGTAATATAAGTGTAAATAATAATATAAAATCTAATAATATACAAGGTAAAATAACATACCTTAAAGAAATTATTATTGATGGTAATAGTTATATTTTTATAAAAATTGATAATAATGAAAAATATTTTGCAATACCTATCAAAGATAATTTAAATATTTTAAACTATAACTTAAATGATAATATTTCTTTAACATATGAAGAACAAAAAAATTATAATTTAATAAAAACAATTTCTTAA